One Glandiceps talaboti chromosome 20, keGlaTala1.1, whole genome shotgun sequence genomic region harbors:
- the LOC144450552 gene encoding sulfotransferase 2A8-like, whose product MALHQQGEQQNMADSLTNFQYRGVTFPFYIDESKLKSDIRATFPWRESDVIVAGCPKSGTTWLLNALQNMQEFSLMSYGDSTEALYFEWFIANPETLPGITGKLVKQIQAGQLHLKSPRLIRSHLPLHLFPWKQARKENVKIIYVTRNPKDVCVSVYHHLHKMFQGKRSNDWNGTVDKFIKGRTFYGPWLQHVIDWKKVGIEDNVLHISYEDMQESFRDEIRKVGKFLQVSLSSEDVDRVERACSVDQMRKYIDKYFILDRAIFKGDSGDFVRKGIVGDWKNNFLVAQNEIFDKEIVGKLEEKGIFLKYQIL is encoded by the coding sequence ATGGCGTTACATCAACAAGGAGAACAGCAAAATATGGCGGATTCCCTAACCAACTTCCAGTATCGAGGTGTAACTTTTCCGTTCTACATTGATGAAAGTAAACTTAAGTCTGATATACGTGCCACATTTCCATGGCGTGAGAGTGATGTCATTGTAGCAGGATGCCCCAAGTCAGGCACAACATGGCTACTTAATGCCTTGCAAAATATGCAAGAGTTTAGTCTGATGAGTTACGGAGACAGTACCGAAGCCCTTTATTTTGAATGGTTCATAGCTAACCCAGAAACTTTACCTGGTATTACAGGGAAGCTGGTGAAACAAATCCAAGCCGGACAACTTCATCTCAAATCTCCAAGGCTGATCCGGTCCCATTTGCCTCTacatttgtttccatggaaacaagcCAGAAAGGAGAACGTAAAAATCATCTATGTCACAAGAAATCCCAAAgatgtctgtgtatctgtgtaccaccatttgcataaaatgttcCAGGGAAAGAGATCAAATGACTGGAATGGAACGGTTGATAAATTTATCAAGGGACGAACGTTCTACGGGCCGTGGCTGCAACATGTCATTGATTGGAAGAAAGTCGGTATTGAAGACAATGTTTTGCATATATCGTATGAAGACATGCAGGAAAGTTTCAGAGACGAAATTCGAAAGGTGGGAAAATTCCTGCAAGTTAGTTTGTCCAGTGAAGATGTTGACAGGGTTGAGAGGGCGTGCTCTGTAGATCAAATGAGAAAGTATATCGACAAGTATTTCATCCTCGATCGAGCCATTTTCAAAGGGGACTCGGGCGACTTTGTTCGGAAGGGAATTGTTGGCGATTGGAAGAATAATTTCTTAGTTGCTCagaatgaaatatttgacaaagaAATAGTTGGAAAACTTGAAGAAAAGGGTATTTTTCTGAAGTACCAGATTTTATAA
- the LOC144450550 gene encoding uncharacterized protein LOC144450550 — protein sequence MVSGLEITAFVINYTFFTIDIIILITIATNRNLRGEHNYFFINFIIASVIQGAFLLPVETKILSSVLWFDHFLPCVFLATLSPFLYIIFFLNMFAWTCDMCYKIMWPFHHQRVVTKERTLIVIIFVWIATFVSCIIAPACGWNDLKKPYSLPGFRCSPLLVTTKSFRYFMLYGIFLPAIVTMVTLNLCIIYKAKQCARKIQDSFVVGNSQPTEDADRKLLSSYKAGRKSTISLIIVILIVVFGLTPMLISIQLVNSGTFISRMSQENAGLMISILHVAMSLTSTAPATYVVRHSEFRSAVIKLLLRKSCHH from the coding sequence ATGGTATCTGGTTTGGAAATAACAGCGTTTGTTATCAATTACACATTCTTTACGATCGACATCATCATCTTGATCACCATAGCGACAAATCGTAACCTTAGAGGAGAACATAACTACTTCTTCATCAACTTCATCATTGCCAGTGTCATACAAGGGGCATTCCTTCTGCCTGTTGAAACAAAGATTTTGAGTTCTGTCTTGTGGTTTGATCATTTCTTACCCTGTGTCTTTCTCGCCACGTTGTCACCATTTCTCTACATTATTTTCTTTCTCAATATGTTTGCATGGACCTGTGACATGTGCTATAAGATAATGTGGCCGTTCCATCATCAGCGAGTGGTGACTAAAGAACGCACCCTGATCGTCATCATCTTCGTCTGGATAGCAACGTTCGTGTCCTGTATCATCGCTCCTGCTTGTGGCTGGAACGATCTCAAAAAGCCGTACTCGCTACCAGGTTTTAGATGTTCCCCATTGTTGGTGACCACTAAAAGCTTCAGATACTTTATGTTGTATGGCATCTTCTTGCCTgccattgttaccatggtaacgctCAACCTATGCATCATCTACAAGGCAAAGCAGTGTGCAAGAAAGATACAAGATTCCTTCGTCGTCGGCAACTCACAACCGACCGAAGATGCTGATAGAAAACTACTGTCATCGTACAAGGCCGGGAGAAAGAGTACAATAAGTTTAATAATCGTTATTTTGATTGTTGTGTTCGGCTTGACACcgatgttgatatcaattcagctaGTGAACAGTGGTACATTTATTTCAAGAATGTCTCAGGAAAATGCTGGTCTTATGATATCTATTTTACATGTTGCCATGAGTCTAACTTCAACAGCTCCTGCCACCTATGTTGTCAGACATTCTGAATTCCGATCAGCTGTCATCAAGTTATTACTTAGAAAGTCATGTCATCATTGA
- the LOC144450549 gene encoding uncharacterized protein LOC144450549 has protein sequence MAKKTPLLLIIAAVWTLPLIFTMSPGFGWNYLLDSPSTPSFWCIPRQMITGSFVQALLRGFMYPCFSILIGANLRIIYQAKQNAMKIQDTRWACSRGQQGHDNNQSQLNNYKAGRKSTISLIFIVLIIVFCWSPLIIMMEMTLEHPGGARERSVRTTAILTSVISFSLSLSSLGPLTYILRHAEFREGIKHVFLKIKCWQ, from the coding sequence ATGGCAAAGAAGACACCACTACTGTTGATCATAGCTGCCGTTTGGACGTTGCCGCTGATCTTTACCATGTCACCAGGATTTGGATGGAATTACTTGTTGGACAGCCCCTCGACACCTTCTTTTTGGTGTATTCCGAGACAAATGATTACTGGAAGTTTCGTACAAGCTCTTCTGCGAGGTTTTATGTATCCATGTTTTAGTATCCTCATTGGAGCAAATCTTCGAATTATATACCAAGCCAAGCAGAATGCGATGAAGATACAGGACACACGATGGGCATGTTCTCGGGGGCAACAAGGCCATGATAATAATCAAAGTCAACTCAACAACTACAAGGCGGGAAGGAAGAGTACTATTAGTCTCATTTTCATAGTTCTGATTATTGTGTTTTGCTGGTCACCTCTAATAATTATGATGGAAATGACACTGGAACATCCTGGTGGTGCACGTGAACGATCAGTCAGGACAACGGCGATATTAACATCTGTGATTTCATTTTCTCTAAGTCTTTCATCTCTCGGCCCATTAACTTATATCCTGCGACATGCAGAGTTCAGAGAAGGCATCAAACACGTCTTTCTGAAGATAAAATGTTGGCAGTAA
- the LOC144450548 gene encoding trace amine-associated receptor 13c-like, which yields MPVLPDVAVAVNPWLKGTAYVVNYTIFAINFVILLAIVMKQNLRQEQHYFFTSFTVANLIQGVVTLPMLLCTFASSKTYTNLATCLFIGLTPVYCMSTSLVNMLAWTCDLYHKIFYPFHHQRTMAKKTPLLLAIAVVWTLPSIFAMLQGCEREVLSVTKCSPRQMYNPTFITILLRGFLYPCVCVLIGLNLRIIYQAKKNVKKIRDSHWACSRRQGGQENGQIMLNNYKAGRKSTISLIFIILIIVFCWSPLLLTMELTLVLGISEHILAVLVSFVSICSSLASLGPLAYILRHSEFREGIKHVFKKLRFWNHNT from the coding sequence ATGCCCGTACTACCTGATGTGGCTGTGGCTGTCAATCCATGGCTCAAAGGTACAGCTTACGTTGTCAACTACACAATCTTTGCGATTAATTTTGTCATCCTTCTTGCAATAGTGATGAAACAGAATCTACGACAAGAACAACATTATTTCTTTACCAGTTTCACGGTAGCTAATCTAATACAAGGCGTCGTAACTCTGCCAATGTTACTGTGTACATTCGCATCAAGTAAAACTTACACCAATCTAGCAACGTGTTTATTTATTGGTTTGACTCCAGTCTACTGCATGAGCACATCACTTGTCAACATGCTGGCCTGGACATGTGATTTATATCACAAGATATTTTACCCATTTCATCATCAACGTACAATGGCAAAGAAGACACCACTTCTGTTGGCCATAGCTGTCGTTTGGACTTTGCCAAGTATCTTCGCCATGTTGCAAGGATGTGAGCGGGAGGTGTTATCAGTAACCAAGTGTTCTCCAAGACAGATGTATAACCCCACCTTCATAACAATTCTGCTCCGAGGTTTTCTATATCCGTGCGTTTGTGTCTTGATTGGCTTAAATCTTCGAATTATTTATCAAGCCAAGAAGAATGTGAAGAAAATAAGAGATTCTCATTGGGCATGCAGTCGGAGACAGGGAGGTCAAGAAAATGGCCAGATTATGTTGAACAACTACAAAGCGGGAAGGAAGAGCACTATAAGTCTGATTTTCATTATTCttattattgtattttgttgGTCACCCTTGTTACTAACGATGGAACTGACCCTTGTACTTGGAATATCGGAACATATTTTAGCTGTCCTGGTTTCATTTGTGTCAATTTGTTCAAGTCTTGCATCTCTAGGTCCATTAGCATACATTTTGCGCCATTCTGAGTTCAGGGAAGGCATTAAGCATGTCTTCAAGAAGTTAAGATTTTGGAATCATAACACTTAA